attcatGACATGCAATCTTTATCTATCTATGGAATAACCTACCGTTATAACCGACGGGACACGGATTAGGAGGGTTACAGTATGCGGGTAAGACTGCATCGGTTTTTATAAGTTGTCGATTTGCCACTAGACCTGATGGCTGGAGACGCTGTTCACCTTCCCCAGCACCTCCAGTAACATATTGATGACCCCATAACGaactaaacaaaaatcaaatcaaattacCAAATAGCCATCATAGGcacaaaatttgtaaaaagttTTGCTTGAATTGCGCTTTGTTAacctatattttatgtattaaatattacctgTGCTGCAAGTATTCTTGATCGCGGAGGCTGGGGTTAGGATTACCATCAATTAAAGAATCGTAGTCCAGTTGTTCGTGCTCCACTTCCTTATTAGCTCGGGACATTAAGGAAAGATGTCTGTCATTTGGAAAATCAAGATACGTTGAGGCTGCGTCGTTGAAGTCTTTACCCATGCGCTCAACAACCTCACGAAGCAATGCTTCGGTCAGCATATGCTCctgagaataatattttgctacGGTCAAACGACACAGTgtcgaaaaaaaatgtattgttttgatcgtattattaataaaatgttatttgtaactattgtggaattttatatttagcacTTCCAACGAGTGTTAGAATCATTCAGACGATTAGCTGTAGAAATTAGCCAAAAACTCATGAAATATGGTCGCATAGAAAATTTGAGCTAACCCCAAGTAACTAAAGAAAGTTAGAGAAgagattaataaaactattattacttTACGTTACCTTTACCCCAATAGAACCATGGGGGATAAACGCCATCGCCCCTACGATGCTTATTGCCATAACCAGCATTTTTGGAACGCCCATTGCGGATCTGAGACAtcatagaattaattttatttattggagtTCTGGTTATAAGTATTTTCATATTCGATTTATTATTGTGGAATTGCAACTTGagctattgttttataatatttttttgttaaaaattatctaaacaTAAACTTTTGAGTTAGCAACAACATTGACCTCCTAAATCAAAACGTCCTCATCGTTGAAAAAATGCATTACTCATACAAAATGATTGTTACTTTTTATGCTTAACAATTGACGTAAATCAATCATTTTGTTTTCCATGACATACCAGATCGaggtgtttttatttgtaaaaaaaaattatagaatctATTGTGTATCAAACGTGGGTGTTGCGATTAAGATGCTATCTAATGTTTTGGCGTTTGTGTGCGGCTTCTTTGAAAtgttgacatttaaattattattgcatcACGTTAATTAgaatttcaatgtttatttttatgaaacgcGGCTACGgtcttttgttaaaaaattaattattatatacctaaTCGAACACTGTGAGGAGTTAACGGTTTGTGTTTTAAGTTGTTGTGTTCCTCTAAGTATTGCCAATGTCATTTAAGTCCATGAGGGTCTACTAATGATAAGATACCTGTTTGTAAGCTAAGCGATCGCACGACGCTGTCCATTCACGAGCTCATTCAAACTTTCTACGATCACAGAGTAACACATCCAAAGAATccgtataattaatttgaaaacacaATTTGgttgacttttaaaataaaattattgtcaatCTAAATgctgattttaaaatgttgtaggctttaattagaaaattatgaGATCGGAAGAATCATGGTATAAATAAACGCTTTAAATACAGTTCGTTAATAAAGCGTCTGACAATAAGTGCTCTGTAGTAACAGCGAGGCAACCTGCGCGGGCGCCGGTCGTGGGCGGCGCGTCCTCCGCCTTCACAACCATCGTTGTCAACATTGTACTACTATTTTTagttgaattttaatgttttattgctGTAATCATGACTGAAAATATTTCGAAtggattttgttatttttttattatgctatAATGAACTCTTCAatctatattgaaaaatatatattttttaatgtatcaaaatatattcttaaagaaattttttataatatactatatgaagtattgaaaatataaaatgatatatcatatttatatttagatattaagTACTTCATATTTAAGCCGTCAaatcaaatttcaataatgaATGTTGGTTGAGTTGCTCCATCATTATGATGTAATCTGTCGCGGGGGCGAAGTGCTCGATACTCCTACAAACATTATCAAAAAAGCACTTAGACCATGTTGGTAATGAGGGTATCCACGCCAAATACGAGAGTATtttcctaaaaataattttagtcgTAATAACAACGAGTTAAGACGATTTAATCAAAAGCGTTTATGACTGATTACATCCGTAGTTTTATAgtaagttgtattttattccaCTATGATTAATAGGGCGGCCATGCACAATATAAGCGAACAAAATTGTATGTCATCATGAATGATTATTCTTTGAATACATAAAACTGTATATTTTACCATAAAATCgcgaattaattaatgtctcatatatttgttattaaaaaatatggtagttttaattacaaatataatcaaactAATCTctcgttttaaaaaaaggcATAGTAATATAACTACTTATATACACCAcatctaatttaaaacatatccCAAGCTTTTACCCTATTTCGGTCTCGCTCTAAAATCGGCAAACATCGTATTGATTTATGGTTGCATCGATGCATTGGTACTTGCGTACTGGAAATGTCTACCAGTCCTCGCCCCATCACAATTCCTTTTACCCTTTTCTGATTACATGGaccatttattgtttttgtggTTGAAATCGAAATGACCATAGAAATAAATTcgcaaatatttcaatattctaaCGATACTTAAAACATTTGCTTTATTTCTAACACGAAATAATTTCTGGAACGCTATTtatcgttattattttaatattttgtccaAAAAAGAGTCATGGAGATGTGTGTAATGTCAATTGAAAATGAGATACATACATCAAAGAAGTAGTTGACATATAATGACGAAcaatgtatgttatatattattcaatggaTAATATACAACCAAACAaagaaagttaataaaatactgttcCGTTATAAGTTATACATCTTGAACTAAGTATAAATGAAGGACGATGAAGGTCAAAGGTTAGCCGAAAACATCAATACTTTGGAGTGCATCGCGCAGGTCTTGCAACCATGTTGTTTTACTATATGTCGAATGCAACATGATtcgtttttttatgatttaataaaaaaatccaaatattttttagttaaatcaaAAGAAAATCATATGATAAGGAAAAAACTTCCTATGAATCTAATAAACGAAACAatctatttatgtttttgcCGTTACAAAGTATTATCACAATAAGTCTATGTCCCCACTGCGCAGTCTCAGCCTGTTGCACACTTCTTGGCAGACAATTTTATCAGTTTGTCACAATCATTATATccgttgtaaattaaattatattatatgaaatagaaGTATCGAAAATCGCAATTGAAGAGTATTACAGATATGTGCAATAAACAAAGATTTAAACGTGAAACAATATCTTATTGTGCTAGgatgaatataaaagaaaattaatgtatataaatagtatacatAACGAACCTtaagttagaaaaaaaataaaataagaaggtaaaataaaattatcatttggAAAGTGGCAAAAGCAAAGGTTTGGCGAAGGCTGCattttttggaaatataaaaataaataataggaagCTACATATTTCTCACTAAACGTTTACTTACACAGAGTAGAAATTGTGTTGTAAGGATAAATAAGAATCCAATAATTCAAAATCCGACTTACTTGCAGCCTGACCAAACTcgctataattataatcaacgCCACGGCAAGGTACATGCACTTTTCTTTAGTCTGACTTTAATAATCCGGGTACTATTTTCAATGATAATGTACTCACCGGTTGATTATCACCAGCGGAATGGGCTTATGTGGCATCCtcaaaaaaatcaatgttttaaCGCATGCGCCGTTAAAACAAACGCCGCAGGTGTATTCTGAAATCATGTCAATTTGCAAACGAACTTTTACTCAGGGTTGGCTTCCTTAACGACTAGATTTATAGTATGACAATGAATTGTTaattgttattcaaatattatttttgtggcTATTTTCCTTATTAGTACCTAGTTATATATCTGAAATTATAGACACATACCCTTATTTTTAGTTCTATGCTAGTGTTATTAATgcattatttgtaattaatactaaatgaCACCGCTTGCCGGTGGATTTTCTTTTccaataaactttttatttgaaaatgattcaaacaaaatatattttattataagaaaaaagttatgaattataaagatatcacCGCTTTATTCCGAATTTTAATAAGCAAggactgtttatatttttaattattttatatttataccttCACATTCAGATTGCGTTAGACCTGTACCGTATTTATAGTTGCATATCGATTTCTTTGTCTGGTAGAGCTCAATGCGATTTGGTAATGGTATTGAAACGAAGATACAAATGTTAAATGTATTCGTCAACGCTATACTGCTATTGCACTCGAACCAGCCTCTAACAGATCGTTTAAACACTATTTCGGAGAGAGACAGAAGAGAATGCAAGAGATGTAATGATATGATACGCCCCATCATTGATTTTTCATGAATAATGAAACCCAGAAACTATTTTCAGGGAGGTCAGAATATATTATCACttgttaatagttttagtaCAACAACGCCTACTTATTTTATCTCTAGCggtttataatatcaaatattcaataaaattgattcaatacattaaaatgtatgaaagtttattttttactatacagTAGGCTTACAAGTTTTGAATTTGTATGTCTGTTACTACTTTTCCTTACAAAAAAATCCATAAAACGGTTCTCTTTAAAAGATTTCATACcaatatgtttttaacaaaCGTTTTAAATGATACCTAACTCCAATATAGCTCACTGAAATGATCTGtgtttaaattcttttcaatcGAATGCGAAAACGTCCCTGAGTAAGAAAACCGTGTTATCGACATTATGgactgaatttatttaattaaatttcttttgttaatatacttttcattccacataacttatttattatttgtacatgAGAAGTAAACCATATTCTATGATGTCGCAAATATTACGTAGGACAATATAAcgtgattaaattaaaaatctctcCTGATTATTATGCCTTAAATTCAAACTTCAAAGAAGCTAGTAAATAAAACCGAAAAACTACGGActcttttcttatttatgtaaatacaattataagtCTAGATTACAATTAGTGTAAATATATTGGAAACctcttatataatgtaaatattaattaatcaattagtttattttttacaagaaacaaatttatataggtaggtgaaaaatttatcacaatataatattgactTTAGGGTTCCGTTCCTAAAGCTAAAATAACCATGACCGCTAATTAttatgtgtaaaaatataatttttgcaaCATTAATTACAACATTAATACCCCTCTcaagtgaattaaatttagGGCCCTTGATATTTGTATACTTGGGCCCTTGAtacttgatattaatatttgtaatatatcttatacgatatcctaatataaaattgtaataagcatttttaaaacatttggaGAAATTTTATTAGGTTTCTCGGTTGtcccttaaaataatttcgaatACGTAAAAATTACTACCATTGTTATAAACTGTCCTACTAACCCGAATAAGGAAATCTATCCCAGGcaatatgtttgttatttattgccAACAATAAGACACaaaaaattgcttataatttattgaatatacaaatattctaATAGCTTTTCATGTTAACGTTTCAATTTCTTACGTTAGCGACATCTATACAATTTTCTGTGAACTACAGAACCAGTATTCGTATCCCCAGTTGTCAAACTGTTTTGAATATCctcaaatagtttttattgagaataaaAGATGTCAGCTTTTTGACTGTAACtgaaatatatgtactttgttaattatatactcaattatattaatgtattcgaTATCATGTAAAGATTACActtgtagttttttattatcgttattattatttaggatGAGAAAACAACCTAGAAAATAGGAAAGATTCGAGAACgtcagatttatttaaattttactattactGACTGAGTTTTTAAGCTAGCTTTTAGGTCATTTTGTTATAGGaataattaacatttcatttaaaaaatacacaagcTTCGCTTCAGttaatttactaaaacatcattttaaaattatactataaacAGTTTTGTGTTAAAGTGAAATCtgattctaaatatttatatacatatattctagTATTTCCACGTAAAACTTTTAACTTGGTGTACTAAAATAGCAAAGTCAATTCAGAATGTCATTTGCATTTCATGCTcttaattaacacaaattcaatatttactttggacctttaaaattttgaagttaAATGCAAATTGCAGTTATTTTCTTATCCCTTcctaatatatgaaatataatagattatagtgtttaaattaaactaatatattcggatttactccgcgttttacaatattttaactacGTATCACCGAAGTTTCGATTACTCTTCAGCAACAGTGATCTCGGGAgaaggaaaaattattatagtatttctCTTTAGTTTTGTGATATAATATGCATTTCGGGTTGCATTTCCAAAATACGTGTACTGTGATATGACTGGTATTGTTCCTTTAAATCTGTCTTAGTTACTTATGAACATCAAAGACTGAATCAGAATAAGCAATGAGTTTGAGTACAAAAAGTAAGTATTAGAACcactaacattatatttattttattcccaTCATTTCACATATTATGCATACTGGTTTTAGAATAAGTTATGCTTGAACTTTTATCGAACAACATAAAATAGATAAGACCGCGACGGTAGACGTTTCATTAAGAACTCATTTTAGTACAGTATTTTTCACAAATGACAACTTATATTGAGTTCATAAGAGctgaaaactaaaaattgtttgtaaaatatgttaaaagtttaaattactataaaaagcTGATAACAATACGAAGTGAGAGCTGAAGTTGTGGGAATCTtggaattaattaagtttatctTCCGGTGGATTAAATTTGACCAAATTATTAACtgtcattttaaacataagtACATCCGTCactataatgaaacaaaaaggcATGATAATGttcttaaaatttcttatagaCAACGTTTCCCCATTTATCAACATTCCTAATGACTGCCACAATTCCCACCCTTGTCGTCGTTAACCCTtgcaaatacaattaatataatttatgatagaaataaaagtCTTATAGCCGTTCAGCGTTTTAAATGgccaacattataatatttgatttatctaatattttataggaaaggagtgaactaaaataaaaatatcgattgTGGGTTTGgtgttcaaatatatatatatctttaccTATATTTGCGGAGACGGTTATTTTTTACGAATTATTCGAttagaaaaaatgttaatgattaattttatagaagtgctagaaatattgaaatttctaTTACTTACACTTTTAACTGGTTGTTTAATTACTTGCGTATAGTAGAATGCTTTTCAGGTATTTATTCACtacgtaaatttattcaactatatttagaatatatattacatatatattattaatctgCTAAAGTCATAATTTAGAGCCAAATTGTTAGACGTCGTTAGTTAAAACAGCATTCCCCTAATGCGTTAACTTTTTTGAAGAATAATAATCTAAACGCAATCAAACTTTCGCTTTTTCTTGCTTCTTGGTGGACAAAGAAGAAAGCTTATAGTATTAAGAACTTCGTAACGActttgagattttattattttgaatttgttaaagtaggaataaaatgtttgtattgcTGGACCATGCTGTTTATTTTTCCTTGCGATTGGTTATAAgtgatttatgtattttagttagttagttttaGTTACTTATTA
The genomic region above belongs to Danaus plexippus chromosome 4, MEX_DaPlex, whole genome shotgun sequence and contains:
- the LOC116768589 gene encoding neuroendocrine protein 7B2; translated protein: MGVPKMLVMAISIVGAMAFIPHGSIGVKEHMLTEALLREVVERMGKDFNDAASTYLDFPNDRHLSLMSRANKEVEHEQLDYDSLIDGNPNPSLRDQEYLQHSSLWGHQYVTGGAGEGEQRLQPSGLVANRQLIKTDAVLPAYCNPPNPCPVGYNEDQGCINDFENTAAFSREYQLSQRCMCDGEHMFSCPPENPSDLDLRFPDHHKNLVAKKYKEDVENPYLQGERLPIAAKKGFDVHVY